The following are from one region of the uncultured Campylobacter sp. genome:
- a CDS encoding class I SAM-dependent methyltransferase encodes MQAKKIKFNDAISETLFINLYFRALDNDEPDPILGDPFSRPVMQRIDYDFAKFKGGKFSKTGTVIRARFFDDEILDFAHKNAGEKLVVVQVGAGLDTRPLRLEKRLPDALFYDADFSFLSYNCDRLS; translated from the coding sequence ATGCAAGCAAAAAAGATCAAATTTAACGACGCGATTTCAGAGACGCTGTTTATAAATTTGTATTTCCGCGCGCTGGATAACGACGAGCCCGACCCGATCCTAGGCGATCCCTTTTCGCGCCCGGTTATGCAGCGCATAGACTATGATTTCGCTAAATTTAAAGGCGGCAAATTTAGCAAAACCGGCACCGTGATTAGAGCGCGGTTTTTTGATGACGAGATTTTAGATTTCGCGCATAAAAACGCGGGCGAAAAGCTAGTCGTAGTCCAGGTTGGAGCGGGGCTTGATACGCGCCCGCTAAGGCTTGAAAAGCGGCTGCCTGACGCCTTGTTTTACGACGCGGATTTCTCCTTTTTGAGTTATAATTGCGATAGATTATCATAA
- a CDS encoding winged helix-turn-helix domain-containing protein, which translates to MKKILLVSDDAQMQLNLNAALYRFNIRIVRFENLSELKEDYYSGNRYIFYVIDVKTKDLANFDSVKFLRDNGSLTPVMILIDKAIPALYKKIYYAKYDDFMVKPFLSEEFLFRVFRNCRILLGSKFELKNGAVYDKNSLTLHINGTNIMLGKKEGLFLEILAKNAPHVVTIQELEWSIYKDEEVSSDRLRSLVRQLRAKLPFELIKTVRSIGYSIDG; encoded by the coding sequence ATGAAGAAAATTTTGCTCGTTAGCGACGACGCTCAGATGCAGCTAAACCTCAACGCCGCGCTTTACCGCTTTAACATCCGCATAGTTCGCTTTGAAAATTTAAGCGAGCTAAAAGAGGATTATTATAGCGGCAACCGCTACATCTTTTACGTCATCGACGTAAAGACGAAGGATCTGGCAAATTTCGACTCGGTCAAATTTCTGCGAGATAACGGGAGTCTAACTCCCGTTATGATCCTTATAGATAAGGCCATTCCCGCGCTTTATAAGAAAATTTACTACGCCAAATACGACGACTTTATGGTTAAGCCGTTTTTGTCCGAGGAGTTTTTGTTTAGGGTGTTTAGAAACTGCCGAATTTTGCTCGGAAGCAAATTTGAGCTAAAAAACGGCGCCGTCTACGACAAAAACAGCCTCACTCTACACATAAACGGCACAAATATAATGCTCGGCAAAAAAGAGGGATTGTTTTTAGAAATTTTAGCTAAAAATGCCCCGCACGTAGTAACGATCCAAGAGCTTGAGTGGAGTATCTATAAGGACGAAGAGGTCTCGTCCGATCGCCTGCGCTCGCTCGTGCGTCAGCTACGCGCGAAGCTGCCTTTTGAGCTAATCAAAACCGTGCGCAGTATCGGATATAGCATAGACGGGTAA